From uncultured Roseateles sp., the proteins below share one genomic window:
- a CDS encoding short chain dehydrogenase: MKILLIGASGTLGQAATGALGAHELITAGRNSGQHRVDLARPGSVAALLEAVGRVDAIVCTAGNVHFGPLTEMTAEQFNLGLQDKLLGQVQLATLGHRHLNDGGSITLTSGVLAIDPIRFGASATAVNAAIEAFVAAAAIELPRGIRINAVSPTLLTESLPSYGPYFQGFETVPAVRVGLAYQRSVEGAQTGRVFRVA; this comes from the coding sequence ATGAAGATTCTGTTGATAGGTGCCAGCGGCACCCTGGGCCAGGCCGCCACCGGCGCTTTGGGCGCGCATGAGTTGATCACCGCCGGCCGCAACAGCGGCCAGCACCGTGTCGATCTGGCCCGGCCGGGCAGCGTGGCGGCACTGCTGGAGGCCGTCGGCCGCGTGGACGCCATCGTCTGCACCGCCGGCAATGTGCATTTCGGACCGCTGACCGAGATGACGGCCGAGCAGTTCAATCTGGGCCTGCAAGACAAGCTGCTGGGCCAGGTGCAGCTGGCCACGCTGGGCCATCGCCACCTGAACGATGGCGGCTCCATCACCCTGACCAGCGGCGTGCTGGCGATAGACCCGATACGCTTCGGCGCCAGCGCCACGGCGGTGAATGCCGCCATCGAGGCCTTTGTCGCCGCGGCGGCGATCGAGCTGCCGCGCGGCATCCGCATCAATGCCGTCAGCCCGACCCTGCTGACCGAGTCGCTGCCCTCCTACGGCCCCTATTTCCAGGGCTTCGAGACGGTGCCGGCGGTGCGGGTGGGCCTGGCCTATCAGCGCAGCGTCGAGGGTGCGCAGACCGGGCGGGTGTTCCGCGTGGCCTGA
- a CDS encoding acetyl-CoA hydrolase/transferase C-terminal domain-containing protein, translating to MSAQQQYRQKLVSAADAVNQVRDGDFIIVPTGVGEPPTLLTELSAQRRRFHDVKVGQILAVRKFGYFDPETVDHVRHVAFFYGAASRAGGQAGWVDFIPNYFSEIPALIARGQIAADVVFAMASPMDAHGYFSLSLGADYTMAAVAKARAVVLEVNPNVPFAFGACQVHVSQVAALVESSEPVLEVGLPKIGPVQQAIGKYVADMIDDGSTLQIGYGGIPDAVVMQLVHKQDLGIHTEMIGDGILTLIEAGAVTNRKKSYLPGKCIATFALGSQKLYRYMDRNPGLEMHPVDFTNDPYLAGQNDKLMAINATLQIDLLGQCGSESLGPTPYSGTGGQVDFVRAANRSRGGKAFIVLPATAKDDTISRIVPTLTPGTHQTTSKNDINYVVSEFGVAQLRGKSGKQRALEMISIAHPDFRAELREAARRMNLL from the coding sequence ATGTCAGCCCAGCAACAGTACCGTCAGAAACTCGTCAGCGCCGCGGATGCGGTCAACCAGGTCCGCGATGGCGACTTCATCATCGTGCCCACCGGCGTCGGCGAGCCGCCGACTCTGCTGACAGAGCTGTCCGCGCAGCGGCGGCGCTTTCATGACGTCAAGGTCGGGCAGATCCTGGCGGTGCGCAAGTTCGGCTATTTCGACCCGGAGACAGTGGACCATGTGCGCCATGTCGCCTTTTTCTACGGTGCTGCCTCGCGCGCCGGTGGCCAGGCCGGCTGGGTGGACTTCATCCCCAACTACTTCTCCGAGATTCCGGCCCTGATTGCCCGCGGCCAGATTGCCGCCGACGTGGTGTTCGCGATGGCCTCCCCGATGGATGCCCACGGCTACTTCTCGCTGAGTCTGGGCGCCGACTACACGATGGCGGCGGTGGCCAAGGCGCGGGCCGTGGTGCTGGAGGTCAATCCCAACGTGCCTTTTGCCTTTGGTGCCTGCCAGGTGCATGTCTCGCAGGTGGCGGCCCTGGTGGAGAGCAGCGAGCCGGTGCTGGAAGTGGGCCTGCCCAAGATCGGCCCGGTGCAGCAGGCGATAGGCAAGTATGTGGCCGACATGATCGACGACGGCTCCACCTTGCAGATCGGCTATGGCGGCATTCCCGACGCGGTGGTGATGCAGCTGGTGCACAAGCAGGACCTGGGCATTCACACCGAGATGATTGGCGACGGCATCCTGACCCTGATCGAAGCCGGGGCGGTGACCAATCGCAAGAAGAGCTATCTGCCCGGCAAGTGCATCGCCACCTTCGCGCTGGGCTCGCAAAAGCTCTACCGCTACATGGACCGCAACCCGGGCCTGGAAATGCACCCGGTCGATTTCACCAACGACCCCTATCTGGCCGGCCAGAACGACAAGCTGATGGCCATCAATGCCACGCTGCAGATCGACCTGCTGGGCCAGTGCGGCTCCGAGAGCCTGGGTCCCACGCCCTACTCGGGCACCGGCGGCCAGGTCGACTTTGTGCGCGCCGCCAACCGCTCGCGCGGCGGCAAGGCCTTCATCGTGCTGCCCGCCACGGCCAAGGACGACACCATCAGCCGCATCGTCCCGACCCTGACGCCCGGCACCCACCAGACCACCAGCAAGAACGACATCAACTATGTGGTCAGCGAGTTCGGCGTGGCCCAGCTGCGCGGCAAGTCGGGCAAGCAGCGGGCGCTGGAGATGATCTCGATTGCCCATCCGGACTTCCGCGCCGAGCTGCGCGAGGCGGCCCGGCGCATGAATCTGTTGTGA
- a CDS encoding LysR family transcriptional regulator, which produces MDKLRCMEVMVAVVEAGSFAGAARQLNISAVMVGKHIQQLEAHLGARLLARSTRSRHSLSEVGAAFYEDSKRVLEQVRWAESAVERSRAAPQGLLRISAPITLGGQLIAPLVAQYLLQHEQVRVDLQLSDSVVDLAGDGIDAAVRIGQVVDEGLVARPLRPYRMVIAAAPAYLARHGVPQRAAELAQHSCLSHSVWQRRNEWTLFDGEQALRWPERARFTCNQGDGLRTAALQGLGLIMQPEVLLADDLAAGRLVAVLQSSSPPPRPVHLLYAADRRQLPKLGRFIEHLVSALGS; this is translated from the coding sequence ATGGACAAGCTGCGCTGCATGGAGGTCATGGTGGCCGTGGTCGAGGCCGGCAGCTTTGCCGGTGCGGCGCGGCAGCTGAACATCTCGGCGGTGATGGTGGGCAAGCACATCCAGCAGCTGGAGGCCCACCTGGGCGCGCGCCTGCTGGCTCGCAGCACGCGCAGCCGGCACAGCCTCAGCGAGGTCGGCGCGGCGTTCTACGAGGACAGCAAGCGCGTGCTGGAGCAGGTGCGCTGGGCCGAGTCGGCGGTGGAGCGCAGCCGCGCGGCGCCGCAGGGCCTGCTGCGCATCAGCGCGCCCATCACGCTGGGCGGCCAGCTGATCGCGCCGCTGGTGGCGCAATACCTGTTGCAGCACGAGCAGGTGCGGGTGGACCTGCAGCTCAGCGACAGCGTGGTCGATCTGGCCGGCGACGGCATAGACGCCGCCGTGCGCATCGGCCAGGTCGTTGACGAGGGCCTGGTCGCGCGGCCATTGCGGCCCTACCGCATGGTGATTGCCGCCGCTCCCGCCTATCTGGCCCGGCATGGCGTGCCCCAGCGCGCGGCCGAGCTGGCGCAGCACAGCTGCCTCAGCCATTCGGTCTGGCAGCGCCGCAACGAGTGGACGCTGTTCGACGGCGAGCAGGCGCTGCGCTGGCCAGAGCGGGCACGCTTCACCTGCAACCAGGGCGACGGCCTGCGCACGGCGGCGCTGCAGGGCCTGGGGCTGATCATGCAGCCCGAGGTGCTGCTGGCGGATGACCTGGCCGCCGGCCGCCTGGTGGCCGTGCTGCAGAGCAGTTCACCGCCGCCGCGGCCGGTGCATCTGCTCTATGCCGCCGACCGCCGCCAGCTACCCAAGCTGGGCCGCTTCATCGAGCATCTGGTCAGCGCGCTGGGCAGCTGA
- a CDS encoding alpha/beta hydrolase, with product MNSAHTPCRRSLNALSALFLATLAACGGGGDDKPKAAVAAPPTPPVPEETRPQDGRTFTPVVETSFAALPGAAVETDRWTGVLNGAAYRIEVPQTGWNGKLVMWAHGYAGTGPNLTVGNPIIRRYLLANGYAWAASSYTKNYYDVRAGVEDTNALALNFVSIAAAKGRTLATPSKYFITGISMGGHITAAAIDIEARTFANNKVRYAGAVPMCGVVGDNELFNYFAGYQVAAQALAGVPMSSFPVNNFATLAPTIQAALWSTFPTQTNAQGDKLKTAVMYLSGGARPFFAEGWANAGNQGNIWASLGGDGTISGILNQNILDTTGLVYKIDASSDSATAVDNAFNASIFKIAPTADANRRRRDGLRFIPVTGADFDVPVVTIHTLGDLFVPFKMEQVFHERAKAKGTDKWLVQRAIRDVGHCAFTAAEATSAFDAMVKWEAGGAKPAGDDVATAATVADPAYGCKFTNNTPSLEDYTPPATRAGFQAKYPACP from the coding sequence ATGAATTCAGCCCACACGCCATGCCGGCGCTCGCTCAATGCCCTGAGCGCGCTGTTCCTCGCCACCCTGGCCGCTTGCGGCGGCGGCGGTGACGACAAGCCGAAGGCGGCGGTCGCCGCGCCGCCGACGCCACCGGTGCCGGAGGAGACGCGTCCGCAGGACGGCCGCACCTTCACGCCGGTGGTCGAGACCTCGTTCGCGGCCCTGCCCGGCGCGGCGGTGGAGACCGATCGCTGGACCGGCGTGCTGAATGGCGCGGCCTACCGTATCGAGGTGCCGCAGACCGGCTGGAACGGCAAGCTGGTGATGTGGGCCCATGGCTATGCCGGCACCGGGCCCAACCTGACCGTGGGCAACCCCATCATCCGCCGCTATCTGCTGGCCAACGGCTATGCCTGGGCGGCATCGAGCTACACCAAGAACTACTACGATGTACGGGCCGGCGTCGAAGACACCAATGCGCTGGCGCTGAACTTCGTCAGCATCGCCGCCGCCAAGGGCCGCACCCTGGCCACGCCCAGCAAGTACTTCATCACCGGCATCTCGATGGGCGGCCACATCACGGCCGCCGCCATCGACATCGAGGCTCGCACCTTTGCCAACAACAAGGTGCGCTACGCCGGTGCGGTGCCGATGTGCGGAGTGGTCGGCGACAACGAGCTGTTCAACTACTTCGCCGGTTACCAGGTGGCGGCACAGGCGCTGGCCGGCGTGCCGATGAGCAGCTTCCCGGTCAACAACTTCGCCACGCTGGCGCCGACGATACAGGCAGCGCTGTGGTCCACCTTCCCGACCCAGACCAATGCCCAGGGCGACAAGCTGAAGACGGCGGTCATGTACTTGAGCGGCGGCGCGCGCCCCTTCTTTGCCGAGGGCTGGGCCAATGCCGGCAATCAGGGCAATATCTGGGCCTCGCTGGGCGGTGACGGCACCATCAGCGGCATCCTGAACCAGAACATCCTCGACACCACCGGCCTGGTCTACAAGATCGACGCCAGCAGCGACAGCGCCACCGCCGTCGACAACGCCTTCAACGCCAGCATCTTCAAGATCGCACCGACCGCCGACGCCAACCGCCGCCGCCGCGACGGCCTGCGCTTCATTCCCGTCACCGGCGCCGACTTTGATGTGCCGGTGGTCACCATCCACACCCTGGGCGATCTGTTCGTGCCTTTCAAGATGGAGCAGGTCTTCCACGAGCGGGCCAAGGCCAAGGGCACGGACAAGTGGCTGGTGCAGCGTGCCATCCGCGATGTCGGCCATTGCGCCTTCACCGCCGCCGAAGCCACCTCGGCCTTCGACGCCATGGTCAAGTGGGAGGCCGGCGGCGCCAAGCCGGCCGGCGATGATGTGGCCACTGCCGCCACCGTGGCCGACCCGGCCTACGGCTGCAAGTTCACCAACAACACGCCCAGCCTCGAGGACTACACCCCGCCGGCCACCCGCGCGGGCTTCCAGGCCAAGTACCCGGCCTGTCCCTGA
- a CDS encoding SDR family oxidoreductase, protein MSTLFSLQGRVALVTGGSRGIGRMIAAGFLQQGAKVYISARKAEACAATAAELSALGECISLPADVSTAEGVAALAGALAARESRLDILVNNAGAAWGAPFDEFPDKGWDKVVDLNMKTPFFLTQALHSLLKAGAAAQPAKVINIASIDGQTVNPLETYSYAASKAGLIHLSKRMALRLIEDGIVVNAICPGAFASEMNKDARDHGDAVAARIPARRVGVDADMAAAAIYLASRGGDYVVGTTLTVDGGVNLVR, encoded by the coding sequence ATGAGCACACTTTTTTCGCTGCAGGGCCGCGTCGCCCTGGTCACCGGCGGTTCGCGCGGCATCGGCCGCATGATCGCGGCCGGCTTTCTGCAGCAGGGCGCCAAGGTCTATATCTCGGCACGCAAGGCCGAGGCCTGCGCGGCCACGGCCGCGGAGTTGTCGGCCCTGGGCGAGTGCATCTCGCTGCCGGCCGATGTGTCCACGGCCGAGGGTGTGGCGGCGCTGGCCGGTGCCCTGGCGGCGCGCGAGAGCAGGCTGGACATCCTCGTCAACAACGCAGGTGCCGCCTGGGGCGCGCCGTTCGACGAGTTCCCGGACAAGGGCTGGGACAAGGTGGTCGACCTGAACATGAAGACCCCCTTCTTCCTGACCCAGGCGCTGCACAGCCTGCTGAAGGCCGGCGCCGCCGCACAGCCGGCCAAGGTGATCAACATCGCCTCGATCGACGGCCAGACGGTGAACCCGCTGGAAACCTACTCCTATGCCGCCAGCAAGGCCGGCCTGATCCACCTCAGCAAGCGCATGGCCCTGCGCCTGATCGAGGATGGCATCGTCGTCAACGCGATCTGCCCCGGCGCCTTTGCCAGCGAGATGAACAAGGATGCCCGCGACCATGGCGACGCGGTGGCCGCCCGCATACCGGCCCGGCGGGTTGGTGTCGATGCCGACATGGCCGCCGCCGCCATCTACCTGGCCTCGCGCGGCGGCGACTATGTCGTCGGCACCACCCTGACGGTGGATGGCGGGGTGAATCTGGTGCGTTGA
- a CDS encoding DEAD/DEAH box helicase — translation MSFASLGLTSALVRAVGEHGYQEPTPVQTEAIPPALRGADVLASAQTGTGKTAAFGLPLLQRFVQQGRLEGARRTQALILVPTRELALQVGEFLSDVGRFLLNRPKVAVLFGGVSINPQMMGLRGGADVVVATPGRLLDLVEHNALSLGAVNLLVLDEADKLLNLGFADEWARIQALLPARRQNLFFSATFPPEVQALAQTLLREPVRIDIAPEPVAEIVQRAIEVDVPRRTQLLRHLIESQAWAQVLVFVATKYATELVADKLGRAGIQAASLHGDLSQGGRVDALEAFKAGQVRVLVATDVAARGLDISKLPVVVNYDLPRAAADYTHRIGRTGRAGQAGLAVSFISAGTEGHFRLIEKRQQQRVPREQIAGFEPVEVATPDQAAGGVKGVRKSKKDKLREAAAAAATPRKS, via the coding sequence ATGTCTTTCGCTTCCCTTGGTTTGACCTCGGCCCTGGTGCGCGCCGTGGGCGAGCATGGCTACCAGGAGCCCACGCCGGTGCAGACCGAGGCCATTCCGCCGGCCCTGCGCGGCGCCGATGTGCTGGCCAGTGCCCAGACCGGCACCGGCAAGACGGCGGCCTTCGGCCTGCCGCTGCTGCAGCGCTTCGTCCAGCAGGGACGGCTGGAAGGCGCGCGTCGCACGCAGGCGCTGATACTGGTGCCCACGCGCGAGCTGGCGCTGCAAGTCGGCGAGTTCCTGAGTGACGTCGGCCGCTTTCTGCTCAACCGGCCAAAGGTCGCGGTGCTGTTCGGCGGCGTCTCTATCAATCCGCAGATGATGGGCCTGCGCGGCGGCGCCGATGTGGTGGTGGCCACGCCGGGCCGGCTGCTGGATCTGGTGGAGCACAACGCGCTGAGCCTGGGCGCCGTCAACCTGCTGGTGCTGGACGAAGCCGACAAGCTGCTGAACCTGGGCTTTGCCGACGAGTGGGCGCGCATCCAGGCCCTGCTGCCGGCGCGGCGCCAGAACCTGTTCTTCTCGGCCACCTTCCCGCCCGAGGTGCAGGCGCTGGCCCAGACCCTGCTGCGTGAGCCGGTGCGCATCGATATCGCACCCGAGCCGGTGGCCGAGATCGTGCAGCGCGCGATCGAGGTCGATGTGCCGCGCCGCACCCAGCTGCTGCGCCATCTGATCGAGAGCCAGGCCTGGGCCCAGGTGCTGGTGTTCGTGGCCACCAAATACGCCACCGAGCTGGTGGCCGACAAGCTGGGCCGCGCCGGCATCCAGGCCGCCAGCCTGCATGGCGACCTGAGCCAGGGCGGACGGGTGGATGCGCTGGAGGCCTTCAAGGCCGGCCAGGTGCGCGTGCTGGTGGCCACCGATGTGGCCGCGCGCGGGCTGGACATCTCCAAGCTGCCGGTGGTCGTCAACTACGACCTGCCCCGCGCGGCGGCCGACTACACCCATCGCATCGGCCGCACCGGCCGCGCCGGCCAGGCCGGCCTGGCGGTGAGCTTCATCAGCGCCGGCACCGAAGGCCACTTCCGCCTGATCGAGAAGCGCCAGCAGCAGCGCGTGCCGCGCGAACAGATCGCCGGCTTCGAGCCGGTGGAGGTTGCCACGCCCGATCAGGCGGCGGGTGGCGTCAAGGGCGTACGCAAGAGCAAGAAGGACAAGCTGCGCGAGGCGGCAGCCGCGGCTGCCACGCCTCGCAAATCCTGA
- a CDS encoding RDD family protein — MLPADPTPAHDPRAWITPEDLNVAPQLLGLPLATPRQRALAMAIDLALLGLVSELGNVFLLVAFVLLMWPRLRRGEPVARRRLIVWVAIALLLALAAQQLWDDVHRRVNAPAKARPAASVAAPADDGDEAADADVPAPAPAASAVAAEALQRRRIADLEAQLAEARKPKTFSLRDEVRKLLDAVGLSYVWALAYFSLLPLFWPGQTPGKRLLGLQVVELTGKPLTLMSCVKRYGGYAAGIATGMMGFVQIFWDGNRQTLQDKTAHTVVINTRDPRRLALDAAANDET, encoded by the coding sequence GTGCTGCCTGCTGACCCAACCCCTGCCCACGACCCGCGTGCCTGGATCACGCCCGAAGACCTCAACGTCGCCCCGCAGCTGCTGGGCCTGCCGCTGGCCACGCCGCGCCAGCGCGCGCTGGCGATGGCCATAGACCTGGCGCTGTTGGGACTGGTTTCCGAGCTGGGCAATGTCTTTCTGCTGGTCGCCTTTGTGCTGCTGATGTGGCCGCGGCTGCGGCGCGGCGAGCCGGTCGCGCGCCGGCGACTGATTGTCTGGGTGGCCATTGCCCTGCTGCTGGCCCTGGCCGCGCAACAGCTCTGGGACGACGTGCACCGGCGCGTCAACGCACCGGCCAAGGCGCGCCCGGCAGCCAGCGTCGCCGCTCCGGCCGACGACGGGGACGAGGCGGCCGATGCCGACGTGCCGGCGCCGGCGCCCGCGGCATCGGCGGTGGCCGCGGAGGCGCTTCAGCGGCGCCGCATCGCCGATCTGGAGGCCCAGCTGGCCGAGGCCCGCAAGCCCAAGACGTTCAGCCTGCGCGACGAGGTGCGCAAACTGCTCGATGCCGTCGGCCTCAGCTACGTCTGGGCGCTGGCCTATTTCTCGCTGCTGCCGCTGTTCTGGCCCGGCCAGACCCCGGGCAAGCGCCTGCTGGGCCTGCAGGTGGTCGAGTTGACCGGCAAACCGCTGACCCTGATGAGCTGCGTCAAGCGCTACGGCGGCTATGCGGCCGGCATCGCCACCGGCATGATGGGTTTTGTGCAGATATTCTGGGATGGCAACCGCCAGACGCTGCAGGACAAGACGGCCCACACCGTCGTCATCAACACCCGTGATCCGCGCCGCCTGGCGCTGGATGCCGCAGCCAACGACGAGACCTGA
- a CDS encoding TIGR02285 family protein yields MAPSRRWLCLGLASLALTLPAGARATEAPGKLIEWNVSDWPPFFVFQQGQLPQTAQDLGGGAIDGFLRLVIERMPQYQHRFVSMTGARAEVERKAGRGLCSASSMRTPERLKERYFTPAMPTLPVQLVLRRERLQLLAGGKGSVSLQQLIRRDDVQGLVMSNRQYGQTLAEWLKPAPDSNLRTMVAPRAGNLLTMLAAGRMDYTLEYPMIVEYHLRNRGPELVTLPIDELGEPPLGYFSCTRNAWGKVVIADIDTALRKVARLPEARQVYSPWMSEALRAAHQERIDRFFEQRARGGPMIE; encoded by the coding sequence ATGGCGCCATCGCGCCGCTGGCTGTGTCTGGGCCTTGCCAGTCTGGCGCTGACCCTGCCGGCCGGCGCGCGTGCGACCGAGGCGCCGGGCAAGCTGATCGAATGGAATGTGTCGGATTGGCCGCCCTTTTTCGTGTTCCAGCAGGGCCAGCTGCCGCAGACGGCCCAGGACCTGGGCGGCGGCGCCATCGATGGCTTTCTGCGCCTGGTGATCGAGCGGATGCCGCAGTACCAGCATCGTTTTGTGTCCATGACCGGCGCTCGCGCCGAGGTCGAGCGCAAGGCCGGTCGCGGCCTGTGCTCGGCGAGCTCGATGCGCACTCCCGAGCGCCTGAAGGAGCGCTATTTCACGCCGGCCATGCCGACCCTGCCGGTGCAGCTGGTGCTCAGGCGCGAGCGCCTGCAGCTGCTGGCCGGCGGCAAGGGCTCGGTGTCGCTGCAGCAGCTGATACGCCGCGACGATGTGCAGGGCCTGGTGATGAGCAACCGCCAATACGGTCAGACGCTGGCCGAGTGGCTCAAGCCGGCGCCCGACTCGAACCTGCGCACCATGGTGGCGCCGCGCGCCGGCAATCTGCTGACCATGCTGGCCGCAGGCCGCATGGACTACACGCTGGAGTACCCGATGATCGTCGAGTACCACCTGCGCAACCGGGGACCCGAGCTGGTCACCCTGCCCATCGACGAGCTCGGCGAGCCGCCGCTGGGCTATTTTTCGTGCACGCGCAATGCCTGGGGCAAGGTGGTGATTGCCGACATCGACACGGCCTTGCGCAAGGTGGCCCGCCTGCCCGAGGCGCGTCAGGTCTACAGCCCCTGGATGAGCGAGGCGCTGCGCGCGGCACACCAGGAGCGCATCGACCGCTTCTTCGAGCAGCGCGCCCGCGGCGGGCCGATGATCGAGTAA
- a CDS encoding PEP-CTERM sorting domain-containing protein: MHSIFSRTLLATLVAVAASQAHAVVAVTEPFPHAGPYTQDYATVWFTEDLSATTKLFQYAVINLGTAALQESYTDLGGSPQVIRHDWRTDTPFIKTYEVPILSAYAYGAIKQDTIQSPQGWSYRFIDTAANPSSWTNTTGDSRFDNPYRVMQWYVDDSQAAGGDLISHMEQSGIRPQGEWLTRASLADYMTQEYSHPGYGGSECGLSLWHEACYGKGFSFEAEAGKLLGPDQTAWSLVTRTGGENIVIQPLPPRIGDPDLPVGSNGLSFNGGIAMVAAAPVPEPGSYALMLAGLLGLAALRRGGRNRRA, from the coding sequence ATGCATTCGATCTTCAGCCGCACGCTGCTGGCCACTCTGGTCGCGGTCGCTGCCTCGCAGGCCCACGCCGTCGTTGCCGTCACCGAGCCGTTTCCGCACGCCGGGCCCTACACCCAGGACTACGCCACCGTATGGTTCACCGAGGACCTCTCGGCCACGACCAAGCTGTTCCAGTACGCCGTCATCAATCTGGGCACCGCTGCCCTGCAGGAAAGCTATACCGACCTCGGCGGCAGTCCGCAGGTGATTCGCCATGACTGGCGCACTGACACGCCCTTCATCAAGACCTACGAGGTGCCCATCCTCAGCGCCTACGCCTATGGCGCGATCAAGCAGGACACGATCCAGTCGCCCCAGGGCTGGTCCTACCGCTTCATCGACACGGCGGCCAATCCGTCCAGCTGGACCAACACCACCGGCGACAGCCGCTTCGACAATCCCTATCGCGTGATGCAGTGGTATGTCGATGACAGCCAGGCCGCCGGCGGCGATCTGATCAGCCATATGGAGCAGAGCGGCATCCGACCCCAGGGCGAATGGCTGACCCGCGCCAGCCTGGCCGACTACATGACCCAGGAGTACAGCCACCCCGGCTACGGCGGCAGCGAGTGCGGCCTGAGCCTGTGGCACGAGGCCTGCTACGGCAAGGGCTTCAGCTTCGAGGCCGAGGCCGGCAAGCTGCTGGGCCCGGACCAGACCGCCTGGTCGCTGGTGACACGCACCGGCGGCGAGAACATCGTCATCCAGCCCCTGCCTCCGCGCATCGGTGACCCCGACCTGCCGGTGGGCAGCAACGGCCTGAGCTTCAACGGCGGCATCGCCATGGTGGCCGCAGCGCCCGTGCCCGAGCCCGGCAGCTATGCGCTGATGCTGGCCGGCCTGCTGGGCCTGGCGGCCCTGCGTCGGGGCGGCAGGAACCGCCGCGCCTGA
- a CDS encoding dienelactone hydrolase family protein — MTLETIEVQTSDSPRATIIVLHGLGADGHDFEPICDELDLAAVGGVRFVLPHAPVRPVTINGGYAMRAWYDIRGTAIDRQEDEAGLRASQQDIEALIAKEVARGIPASRIVLMGFSQGCAMALLTGLRHPARLAGLVGLSGYLPLLSTTEVERSPANADVPIFLAHGRQDPVVPINRAEAARDELQRLGYKPQWQAYDMQHAVHPQEIVALNRWLLSVLA; from the coding sequence ATGACGCTTGAAACCATCGAAGTACAGACAAGCGACAGCCCCCGCGCCACCATCATCGTGCTGCACGGCCTGGGCGCCGACGGCCACGACTTCGAGCCTATCTGCGACGAGCTGGACCTGGCGGCCGTCGGCGGCGTGCGCTTCGTGCTGCCCCACGCGCCGGTGCGCCCGGTGACGATCAACGGCGGCTATGCGATGCGCGCCTGGTACGACATCCGCGGCACGGCCATTGACCGCCAGGAAGACGAGGCCGGACTGCGCGCCTCGCAGCAGGACATCGAGGCCTTGATCGCCAAGGAAGTCGCCCGCGGCATACCGGCCTCGCGCATCGTGCTGATGGGCTTCTCGCAGGGCTGCGCGATGGCCCTGCTGACCGGCTTGCGGCACCCCGCGCGTCTGGCCGGCCTGGTCGGCCTGTCGGGCTATCTGCCGCTGCTGAGCACCACCGAGGTCGAGCGCAGCCCGGCAAACGCCGATGTGCCCATCTTCCTGGCCCATGGCCGGCAGGACCCGGTGGTGCCGATCAACCGCGCCGAGGCCGCCCGCGACGAGCTGCAGCGCCTCGGCTACAAGCCCCAATGGCAGGCCTACGACATGCAGCACGCGGTCCACCCGCAGGAGATCGTCGCGCTGAACCGCTGGCTGCTGAGCGTGCTCGCCTGA
- a CDS encoding AraC family transcriptional regulator produces MHPEFEHASDQARYRRPAHRAGVELYHASILRHCFEPHTHEAYGLGAITAGVGRFRWHGGEHLAPRATLMLMNPDDIHTGQAETEAGWGYRMAYLDVELLAELSGEPGWWFDAAVAHDAHSAAEVAGLIAGLWHSGDALDFDSRLLLLVQALRRHARLGGSEARADAAMRFEPVLDFMRAHLHQTVTLDQLAAVAGLSPFHFLRSFKAQRHATPQQVLMAMRLIQAKRLLSLGEPPAGVAAAVGLTDQAHLNRAFVCRYGVTPGRYQQQLGTRPRRHA; encoded by the coding sequence ATGCACCCCGAGTTCGAGCACGCCAGCGACCAGGCCCGCTACCGCCGCCCCGCGCACCGCGCCGGGGTCGAGCTGTACCACGCCAGCATCCTGCGCCACTGCTTCGAGCCGCACACGCACGAGGCTTATGGTCTGGGCGCCATCACCGCCGGCGTGGGGCGCTTTCGCTGGCATGGCGGCGAGCATCTGGCGCCGCGCGCCACCTTGATGCTGATGAACCCCGACGACATCCATACCGGCCAGGCCGAGACCGAGGCCGGCTGGGGCTACCGCATGGCCTATCTGGATGTGGAGCTGCTGGCCGAACTCAGCGGCGAGCCCGGTTGGTGGTTTGACGCCGCCGTGGCCCACGACGCCCACAGCGCCGCCGAGGTGGCAGGGCTGATCGCCGGCCTGTGGCACAGCGGCGATGCGCTGGACTTCGACAGCCGCCTGCTGCTGCTGGTGCAGGCGCTGCGCCGCCATGCCCGCCTGGGCGGGTCTGAGGCGCGGGCCGACGCGGCGATGCGTTTCGAGCCGGTGCTGGACTTCATGCGCGCCCATCTGCACCAGACTGTCACACTGGATCAGCTGGCCGCTGTGGCCGGCCTGAGCCCCTTCCACTTCCTGCGCAGCTTCAAGGCCCAGCGCCATGCGACGCCGCAGCAGGTGCTGATGGCGATGCGGCTGATACAGGCCAAGCGTCTGCTGTCACTGGGCGAGCCGCCGGCCGGGGTCGCCGCCGCCGTGGGCCTGACGGATCAGGCGCACCTGAACCGCGCCTTCGTCTGCCGCTACGGCGTCACGCCGGGCCGCTACCAACAGCAATTGGGTACAAGACCGCGCCGCCACGCCTGA